A window from Vulcanimicrobium alpinum encodes these proteins:
- a CDS encoding ATP-binding protein: MTYAPEWSMVAPDAREALSARRAIRSFLAAQADEASDLDAVELIVGELVGNVVKHAPGAIGLHVSWCGAGATLIVADRGPGIPSLRRVPDAAATGGRGLFLVEALALRVRIENTPGAGARVVVDLPVRRNAASRSSRGD, encoded by the coding sequence ATGACCTACGCACCGGAGTGGTCGATGGTTGCCCCGGATGCTCGGGAAGCGCTCAGCGCGCGCCGTGCGATCCGTTCGTTCCTGGCCGCCCAAGCGGACGAAGCGTCGGACCTCGACGCCGTCGAGCTGATCGTCGGCGAACTCGTGGGCAACGTCGTGAAGCATGCTCCCGGCGCGATCGGCCTGCACGTTTCTTGGTGCGGAGCCGGTGCGACGCTTATCGTCGCCGACCGCGGTCCCGGAATCCCATCGCTGCGCCGTGTCCCCGACGCCGCGGCCACCGGCGGCCGCGGCCTGTTTCTGGTCGAAGCCCTCGCGCTGAGGGTGCGGATTGAGAACACGCCCGGCGCCGGCGCGCGCGTCGTCGTCGACCTGCCGGTGCGGCGCAATGCCGCGTCACGCTCGTCGAGGGGTGACTAG
- a CDS encoding exo-beta-N-acetylmuramidase NamZ family protein, translating to MRRGAFLAAVTAAATAPAFGEPARAARPAVALGDDVFVRDAWRALRGRTIGIVTNPTGTLSTGESLIDAVHRNGAIAVKALFGPEHGIRGTVGAGETVGSSVDEKTGLPVHSLYGAARRPTAAMLDGIDVLVFDIQDVGARPYTYFSTLAYVMEAAAQYGKSVWVLDRPNPIGGVALDGPVLDPKFKSFIGLYPIPERHGLTIGEFAKLANERFGIGCSLHVVPMEGWSREMLWSDTGLTWIPTSPNIPYARTTMVYLATGLIDEAGVNNGIGTDRPFEYAGGFGFDAAAFRDTLAARAIPGVEFEPTDWTPARGFWANKTLHGVAINVTDPHAFPNVRTAVELLVAARAQGKLAIAHAASMDRDWGTDAVRTSLLAGAPADAIVAAWKPGLTAYRALRAGALLYAR from the coding sequence ATGCGGCGCGGTGCGTTCCTCGCCGCGGTCACGGCCGCCGCGACGGCCCCGGCGTTCGGCGAGCCTGCTCGCGCCGCGCGTCCGGCGGTCGCGCTCGGCGACGACGTCTTCGTCCGGGATGCGTGGCGTGCACTGCGCGGCCGCACGATCGGGATCGTCACCAACCCCACCGGCACGCTCTCGACCGGCGAGTCGCTGATCGACGCCGTCCATCGCAACGGCGCGATCGCCGTGAAGGCGCTCTTCGGTCCCGAACACGGAATCCGCGGGACCGTCGGTGCCGGCGAGACTGTCGGCTCGTCCGTGGACGAAAAGACCGGACTCCCCGTCCACAGTCTCTACGGTGCGGCGCGGCGGCCGACCGCGGCGATGCTCGACGGGATCGACGTCCTCGTCTTCGACATCCAGGACGTCGGCGCGCGGCCGTACACGTATTTCTCGACGCTCGCGTACGTGATGGAAGCCGCGGCGCAGTACGGCAAATCGGTCTGGGTCCTCGATCGGCCGAACCCGATCGGCGGCGTCGCGCTCGACGGTCCGGTGCTCGACCCGAAGTTCAAATCGTTCATCGGTCTCTACCCGATCCCCGAACGCCACGGCCTGACGATCGGTGAATTCGCGAAGCTCGCCAACGAGCGGTTCGGCATCGGCTGCAGCCTCCACGTCGTGCCGATGGAGGGCTGGTCGCGCGAGATGCTGTGGAGCGATACGGGGCTCACCTGGATCCCGACGTCACCGAACATCCCCTACGCGCGCACCACGATGGTCTATCTCGCCACCGGCCTCATCGACGAGGCCGGCGTAAACAACGGGATCGGAACCGACCGTCCGTTCGAGTACGCGGGCGGGTTCGGGTTCGACGCGGCCGCATTCCGTGATACGCTCGCCGCGCGCGCGATCCCCGGCGTCGAGTTCGAGCCGACGGACTGGACCCCCGCGCGCGGGTTCTGGGCGAACAAGACGCTCCACGGCGTCGCCATCAATGTCACCGATCCGCACGCCTTTCCGAACGTGCGCACGGCGGTCGAACTGCTGGTCGCGGCGCGCGCGCAAGGGAAACTTGCGATCGCGCACGCGGCCAGCATGGACCGCGACTGGGGGACCGACGCCGTGCGGACGTCGCTCCTCGCAGGCGCGCCGGCGGACGCGATCGTCGCGGCATGGAAGCCCGGACTTACCGCCTATCGCGCGTTGCGCGCCGGCGCACTGCTGTACGCTCGCTGA
- a CDS encoding long-chain fatty aldehyde decarbonylase, whose product MALKNRLAKLIIDPAFRHPGFLKFVFAVDDLTGIDVVKALAPFKMLPASKQLFSRCFAHFVSGEEISLAAATELSTCAPAYAEHKYLLLQASEERTHLEHFRDKLAQFGLGEAQLNRYVAPAFARFGSLIRERTGRGDYVAGVIGNNVVVEGLAICLLELGCREMRANSDEISAFMDFVLEDERHHVRFGERTLKKLHESDAIDHAAAEDFYGRMWDTTRDVINDIPDVLDAMDLSPAPLLRDVKAFYDARLAAAGLVFAV is encoded by the coding sequence ATGGCGCTGAAGAACCGGCTCGCGAAGCTGATCATCGACCCGGCGTTCCGCCATCCGGGCTTCTTGAAGTTCGTGTTCGCGGTCGACGACCTCACCGGGATCGACGTCGTGAAGGCGCTGGCGCCGTTCAAAATGCTCCCCGCCTCCAAGCAGCTGTTCAGCCGGTGCTTCGCGCACTTCGTCTCGGGCGAAGAGATTTCGCTGGCCGCCGCGACCGAGCTCTCGACGTGCGCGCCCGCCTACGCCGAGCACAAATATCTGCTGCTGCAGGCGAGCGAAGAGCGCACCCATCTCGAACACTTCCGCGACAAGCTGGCGCAGTTCGGCTTGGGCGAAGCCCAACTCAACCGCTACGTCGCGCCGGCGTTCGCGCGCTTCGGTTCGCTGATCCGCGAACGGACCGGGCGCGGCGACTACGTCGCCGGCGTCATCGGCAACAACGTCGTCGTCGAGGGCTTGGCGATCTGCCTGCTCGAGCTGGGCTGCCGCGAGATGCGCGCGAACAGCGACGAGATCTCCGCGTTCATGGACTTCGTGCTCGAAGACGAACGCCACCACGTCCGGTTCGGCGAGCGAACGCTCAAGAAGCTTCACGAGAGCGACGCGATCGACCACGCCGCGGCGGAAGACTTCTACGGCCGCATGTGGGACACGACGCGCGACGTCATCAACGACATCCCCGACGTGCTCGACGCGATGGACCTTTCGCCTGCTCCGTTGCTCCGCGATGTGAAAGCATTTTACGACGCGCGCCTTGCCGCGGCGGGACTCGTTTTCGCGGTCTGA
- a CDS encoding FAD-binding oxidoreductase, producing MIAGSPKSAPRVVEPADAGELAAALRAAADAGEAVLVRGGGTLLAAANPPRRCDAVIATTRLCAVHSYDPRDLTIGAGAGMTLAALAETLAQHGQFLPLDAPFPARATIGGTLAAGWTGPRRSAYGRARDLLIGSTVALADGTLAASGGMVVKNVTGYDMGKLYVGSHGTLGAFVRANFKVLPMPPARRFAVSRFDPGSRERLDAGLHALMVPPVALLIRDGFAALLDGDARGDHRPEIVALFEGSESSVERGVRDYRSTLGAAGVAETRILDGADAAAVFQRAIDSVVAPADGQEVTLLARGLPSEAVHRAEAARTALGANVPVRTLADLLTGDVVAGIAGDAGALARGVARLRDVLGRAQIVASHLPAGVEIDAWGTAPSTIGTMRALKARFDPHGTLAPGGFVGGI from the coding sequence ATGATCGCCGGCTCGCCGAAGTCGGCACCGCGCGTCGTCGAACCGGCAGATGCCGGCGAACTCGCGGCGGCGCTGCGCGCGGCCGCCGACGCCGGGGAGGCCGTGCTCGTGCGCGGCGGCGGGACGCTGCTCGCCGCCGCCAACCCGCCGCGCCGCTGCGACGCCGTCATCGCGACCACGCGTCTGTGCGCGGTGCATTCCTACGATCCGCGCGATCTCACGATCGGCGCCGGCGCCGGGATGACCCTCGCTGCGCTGGCGGAGACGCTCGCGCAGCACGGACAGTTCCTCCCGCTCGACGCCCCGTTTCCGGCGCGCGCAACGATCGGAGGAACGCTCGCGGCCGGCTGGACCGGACCGCGCCGCAGCGCATACGGTCGCGCGCGGGATCTGCTCATCGGCAGCACGGTCGCGCTCGCCGACGGCACGCTGGCCGCGAGCGGCGGGATGGTGGTGAAAAACGTCACCGGCTACGACATGGGCAAGCTGTACGTCGGCTCGCACGGGACGCTCGGCGCGTTCGTGCGCGCAAACTTCAAGGTGCTGCCGATGCCGCCGGCGCGACGGTTCGCCGTCTCGCGTTTCGATCCCGGGTCGCGCGAGCGCCTCGACGCCGGCCTTCACGCGCTGATGGTGCCGCCGGTCGCGCTGCTGATCCGCGACGGTTTCGCGGCGCTGCTCGACGGGGACGCGCGGGGCGATCACCGGCCCGAGATCGTCGCGCTCTTCGAAGGGTCGGAGAGTTCCGTCGAACGCGGCGTGCGCGACTACCGCTCGACGCTCGGCGCCGCCGGCGTCGCCGAGACGCGGATCCTCGACGGAGCGGATGCCGCCGCGGTGTTTCAGCGCGCGATCGACTCCGTCGTCGCACCCGCCGACGGACAGGAGGTGACGCTGCTCGCGCGCGGTCTTCCTTCCGAAGCGGTGCACCGTGCCGAGGCCGCGCGCACGGCGCTCGGCGCGAACGTGCCGGTCCGCACGCTCGCGGACCTGCTGACCGGCGACGTCGTCGCGGGGATCGCAGGAGACGCAGGCGCGCTCGCACGCGGCGTTGCGCGCCTGCGCGACGTGCTCGGCCGCGCGCAGATCGTCGCGTCGCATCTTCCCGCCGGCGTCGAGATCGACGCGTGGGGAACGGCGCCGTCGACGATCGGGACGATGCGCGCGCTCAAAGCGCGCTTCGATCCGCACGGAACGCTCGCGCCGGGAGGCTTCGTCGGTGGGATCTAA
- a CDS encoding TIGR01777 family oxidoreductase: MRVTILGASGFIGRHLAAALRARGDVVVTASLRDPARAADASAGSDVVVNLAGAPVSVRWTDEAKRAMVTSRVDAPRAYLAALARVESRPRAYVSASAVGYYGTSRTARFTEASPPGSDFLARLCVDWEAASDTAAGLGMRVAKVRTGLVLGSDGGVLAKLLPIFRFGLGGVVASGAQWYSWISIDDQIGIYLHAIDGADGVLNATAPNPVTNRDFTHALGRALGRPTLAPMPAFAGTMLLGEGAVVINEGQCVIPERTQATGYVFRHPELDEALRALFRRAA; the protein is encoded by the coding sequence ATGCGCGTCACCATTCTCGGAGCCTCCGGCTTCATCGGCCGCCACCTCGCCGCGGCGCTACGCGCGCGCGGCGATGTCGTCGTGACCGCGAGCCTGCGCGACCCGGCCCGCGCCGCCGACGCGAGTGCAGGCAGCGACGTCGTCGTCAACCTCGCCGGTGCGCCCGTCTCGGTTCGCTGGACCGACGAGGCGAAGCGCGCGATGGTGACCTCGCGCGTCGACGCGCCGCGTGCGTATCTGGCGGCGCTGGCGCGCGTCGAATCCCGGCCGCGCGCGTACGTCAGCGCGTCGGCCGTCGGCTACTACGGCACCAGCCGAACCGCGCGGTTCACGGAGGCGAGCCCGCCCGGCTCCGACTTCCTGGCCCGGCTGTGCGTCGACTGGGAAGCGGCCTCCGACACCGCCGCCGGCCTCGGGATGCGCGTCGCGAAGGTGCGCACCGGCCTGGTCCTCGGCTCCGACGGCGGCGTGCTGGCGAAGCTGCTCCCGATCTTCCGCTTCGGTCTGGGCGGCGTCGTCGCCAGCGGCGCGCAGTGGTACTCGTGGATCTCGATCGACGACCAGATCGGGATCTATTTGCACGCGATCGACGGCGCGGACGGCGTTCTCAACGCCACGGCACCCAACCCCGTCACCAACCGCGACTTCACCCACGCGCTCGGCCGCGCGCTCGGCCGCCCGACGCTCGCACCGATGCCGGCGTTCGCGGGAACGATGCTGCTCGGCGAAGGCGCGGTGGTGATCAACGAAGGGCAGTGCGTCATCCCCGAGCGGACGCAGGCGACCGGCTACGTCTTCCGCCACCCCGAACTCGACGAGGCGCTGCGGGCGCTGTTCCGCCGCGCCGCCTGA
- a CDS encoding DUF2600 family protein, whose protein sequence is MFAVPDALWRDVRTTIATVFSRPTRVRRFLALGPRGWYATARFVATVIPRASRELADIRVRAEAIPDAALREQALASIDHKAYHVQGGAILATFMRGERANHYIAIVAAVETIYDYLDNLCDRLPGVSQRGFASLHESLLDALDDRRPLHDYYRDGPAGDDGGYLRALVERSRGLLRTLPHYGAVRETLVDVARYYAELQVLKHGPAGERERACDAWYARNRERFPGLAWWEFAAACGSSLPVFALIELAARDTLAPHEIDATVAAYFPGVSAIHILLDYFIDQAEDREHGELNFVACYADSAEAVIALRRLVRATLARVQTLADATSHSYVVQAMCVFYLTHPKVFEQRLDRESAALLSALG, encoded by the coding sequence GTGTTCGCGGTGCCGGACGCGCTCTGGCGCGACGTCCGCACGACGATCGCGACCGTCTTCAGCCGTCCGACGCGGGTGCGGCGTTTTCTCGCGCTCGGTCCCCGCGGCTGGTACGCGACTGCGCGTTTCGTCGCGACCGTGATCCCGCGCGCGAGCCGCGAACTCGCCGACATCCGCGTGCGCGCGGAGGCGATCCCGGACGCCGCGCTGCGCGAACAGGCGCTGGCGTCGATCGATCACAAGGCCTATCACGTGCAGGGCGGTGCGATCCTCGCGACGTTCATGCGCGGCGAGCGCGCGAACCACTACATCGCGATCGTCGCCGCCGTCGAGACGATCTACGACTATCTCGACAACCTGTGCGATCGCCTGCCTGGCGTCTCGCAGCGCGGCTTCGCCTCGCTGCACGAATCGCTGCTCGATGCGCTCGACGACCGCCGGCCGCTCCACGACTACTATCGCGACGGTCCGGCCGGGGACGACGGCGGCTACCTGCGGGCGCTCGTCGAACGGTCGCGCGGGCTGCTGCGGACGCTGCCTCACTACGGCGCGGTCCGCGAGACGCTCGTCGACGTTGCTCGGTACTATGCCGAATTGCAGGTGCTCAAGCACGGTCCCGCCGGCGAGCGCGAACGCGCCTGCGATGCGTGGTACGCGCGCAACCGCGAACGCTTCCCCGGCCTCGCGTGGTGGGAGTTCGCGGCGGCGTGCGGGTCGTCGCTCCCGGTCTTTGCGCTGATCGAACTCGCCGCTCGCGACACGCTCGCGCCGCACGAGATCGACGCCACGGTCGCCGCTTATTTCCCCGGCGTCTCCGCGATCCACATCCTGCTCGATTATTTCATCGATCAGGCCGAAGACCGCGAACACGGCGAGTTGAACTTCGTCGCGTGTTACGCCGATTCAGCAGAGGCGGTGATCGCGCTGAGGCGCCTGGTGCGCGCGACGCTTGCGCGCGTCCAAACGCTCGCCGACGCGACGAGTCATTCCTACGTCGTACAGGCGATGTGCGTCTTCTACCTCACGCATCCCAAAGTGTTCGAGCAGCGCCTCGATCGCGAGAGCGCCGCGCTGCTCAGCGCGCTGGGCTAG
- a CDS encoding long-chain fatty acid--CoA ligase, producing MTLQAGAMETIPSPAPGATIASTMSEQPLLIRNILEHAMRSHPRKQVISRDGAGIVRFTYVQFAARVAKLAHALRKLGIGPGDRVASFAWNGHRHLELYYAVPMIGAVLHTVNIRLFPDQAAYVLDHAGDRAVFVDASLVKALKPAIALDPHADRAFVVMGEGTEPLEGAHDYETLLAGEPETFAWPELDERAAAILCYTSATTGDPKGVLYSHRSTYLHALAIGLTDSLAVRERDRLLPIVPLFHVNAWGTPFVAPMVGADFVMPMERLDPAGVIELCESERVTMSAGVPTVWMGVRDALQASGKRLSTVERIVIGGAAMPKSLLDDLAALGIKAVHAWGMTEMSPVGTVASDTSLLDHDPELQRNERYKQGKFSPIVEWRVVDEHGRDVPADGKARGELLVRGYAIARSYYNNDEANATAFEPDGWFHTGDVVTVDEYGYMEIVDRVKDFIKSGGEWISSVEVENLLMGHPGVKEAAVFGISHPRWQERPVAAVVLREGYEEDEEAIRTWMLERLAKWQTPDRIMFIDAIPRTGVGKFLKRDLRSRYGELFNEGESE from the coding sequence GTGACTCTGCAAGCGGGGGCCATGGAGACGATCCCCTCACCGGCCCCGGGCGCGACGATCGCTTCGACCATGTCGGAGCAGCCGCTGCTGATCCGCAACATCCTCGAACACGCCATGCGCTCGCATCCGCGCAAGCAGGTCATCTCGCGCGACGGAGCGGGCATCGTCCGCTTCACGTACGTGCAGTTCGCCGCGCGTGTCGCAAAACTCGCACACGCGCTGCGTAAACTCGGCATCGGTCCCGGCGATCGCGTCGCATCGTTTGCCTGGAACGGGCATCGTCATCTCGAGCTCTATTACGCGGTCCCGATGATCGGCGCGGTGCTGCACACCGTGAACATCCGGCTGTTTCCCGATCAGGCGGCCTACGTGCTCGACCACGCGGGCGACCGCGCGGTGTTCGTCGATGCATCGCTGGTGAAGGCGCTCAAGCCGGCGATCGCCCTCGATCCGCACGCAGACCGCGCGTTCGTGGTGATGGGCGAAGGGACGGAACCGCTCGAGGGCGCGCACGACTACGAGACGCTGCTCGCCGGTGAACCCGAGACGTTCGCCTGGCCGGAACTCGACGAGCGCGCGGCGGCGATCCTCTGCTACACGTCAGCGACGACGGGAGATCCCAAAGGCGTTCTCTACTCGCACCGCTCGACGTACCTGCACGCGCTCGCGATCGGCCTCACCGACTCGCTTGCGGTGCGCGAGCGCGACCGGCTGCTGCCGATCGTCCCGCTCTTTCACGTCAACGCGTGGGGAACGCCGTTCGTGGCGCCGATGGTCGGAGCCGATTTCGTGATGCCGATGGAACGGCTCGATCCGGCGGGCGTCATCGAACTCTGCGAGAGCGAACGCGTCACGATGTCGGCCGGCGTACCGACGGTGTGGATGGGCGTGCGCGACGCGCTGCAGGCGTCGGGGAAACGGCTCAGCACCGTCGAGCGAATCGTCATCGGCGGCGCAGCGATGCCGAAGTCGCTCCTCGACGATCTCGCTGCGCTCGGGATCAAAGCGGTGCACGCGTGGGGGATGACCGAGATGTCGCCGGTCGGCACGGTCGCCTCCGATACGAGCCTGCTCGATCATGACCCCGAACTGCAGCGCAACGAACGCTACAAGCAAGGGAAGTTCTCACCGATCGTCGAGTGGCGTGTCGTCGACGAGCACGGCCGCGACGTGCCGGCCGACGGCAAGGCGCGCGGCGAACTGCTCGTACGCGGCTACGCGATCGCGCGCTCGTACTATAACAACGACGAGGCGAACGCGACGGCGTTCGAACCGGACGGCTGGTTCCACACCGGCGACGTGGTGACCGTCGACGAGTACGGCTACATGGAGATCGTCGATCGCGTCAAGGATTTCATCAAGTCCGGCGGCGAGTGGATCTCGTCGGTCGAGGTCGAGAACCTGCTGATGGGCCATCCCGGCGTCAAAGAGGCGGCAGTCTTCGGCATCAGTCATCCGCGCTGGCAGGAACGGCCGGTCGCCGCCGTGGTGCTGCGCGAAGGATACGAGGAAGACGAAGAGGCGATCCGGACGTGGATGCTCGAGCGGCTGGCGAAGTGGCAGACCCCCGATCGCATCATGTTCATCGACGCGATCCCGCGCACGGGCGTCGGCAAATTCCTCAAGCGCGATTTGCGCTCGCGCTACGGCGAACTTTTCAACGAGGGCGAATCGGAATAA
- a CDS encoding lipase family protein codes for MRTLALHDRLDREQPQQYLGFVPAARSRAGDDAGLPRPSRSVHGVGVALLHARVTLDAIRAAPAFTPLELNASSPVGIEGYSGGAIATAWAATIRKAYAPKMNVVGVASGGTPANFKDVLEQFDNNTAANALSSIGLDLMLGINGAWPSFLTPYLNQKGIDAANALKDGCGGQLSQTGADVPTGHFADYTNVADPLNVSTIDAILPKNDLPNGRNPIDPIYVYHSQVDELVPIGDTNSLVRTWCAAGVHVAYYRGLQGDHVSFDATMAPTVFTYLASRFRGGPEATPAGTTTCN; via the coding sequence ATGCGCACCCTCGCACTCCACGACCGGCTCGACCGCGAACAACCCCAGCAATACCTAGGGTTCGTTCCCGCTGCAAGGTCTCGCGCAGGGGATGACGCTGGTCTTCCCCGACCATCTCGGTCCGTACACGGAGTAGGTGTCGCGCTGCTGCACGCGCGCGTCACGCTCGACGCGATTCGCGCCGCGCCGGCGTTCACGCCGCTCGAACTCAACGCGTCATCGCCGGTCGGCATCGAAGGCTACTCCGGCGGCGCGATCGCGACCGCGTGGGCGGCGACGATCCGCAAGGCGTACGCTCCAAAGATGAACGTCGTCGGCGTCGCATCGGGCGGCACGCCGGCGAACTTCAAAGACGTCCTCGAACAGTTCGACAACAACACCGCGGCCAACGCGCTCTCCTCGATCGGCCTCGATCTGATGCTCGGCATCAACGGCGCGTGGCCGAGTTTCCTCACGCCGTATCTCAATCAGAAAGGGATCGACGCGGCGAACGCGCTCAAGGACGGCTGCGGCGGCCAGCTTTCACAGACGGGTGCAGACGTGCCGACCGGACACTTCGCCGACTACACCAACGTCGCCGATCCGCTGAACGTGTCGACGATCGACGCGATCCTCCCGAAGAACGATCTGCCGAACGGCCGCAACCCGATCGATCCGATCTACGTGTATCACTCGCAGGTCGACGAACTGGTGCCGATCGGCGACACCAACTCGCTCGTGCGCACCTGGTGCGCCGCGGGCGTGCACGTCGCGTACTATCGCGGCCTGCAGGGCGATCACGTGAGCTTCGACGCGACGATGGCGCCCACGGTCTTCACCTACCTCGCGTCGCGTTTCCGCGGCGGTCCGGAAGCGACGCCGGCCGGGACGACGACGTGCAACTAA
- a CDS encoding 1,4-dihydroxy-6-naphthoate synthase, which yields MTYSLAYSPCPNDTYIFAALTNGLLDAAPHVEVVLDDVEALNNAAREGRYELTKVSYGAIPYLLDRYRILRAGGALGRGCGPLVIARPGASGAVRTLSGLDDDAVFAIPGPLTTAFALLRLALGRTPTTVEMRFDRIVDAVASGEVDAGLIIHESRFTYQQAGLVSLLDLGDWWERETGNPIPLGAILVRRDVAEDDARAIDGAIRRSLQFAREREGEIIDYVRAHAFEMNDDVMRAHIGLYVNEFSDDVGTKGIAAVEDLFAREARAGLIPSGALPEFV from the coding sequence ATGACGTATTCGCTCGCCTATTCGCCCTGCCCCAACGACACGTACATCTTCGCCGCCCTCACCAACGGGCTGCTCGACGCCGCGCCGCACGTCGAGGTCGTCCTCGACGACGTCGAGGCGCTCAACAACGCGGCCCGTGAGGGCCGCTACGAACTGACGAAGGTCAGTTACGGCGCGATCCCCTATCTGCTGGACCGCTATCGCATCCTGCGCGCGGGCGGCGCGCTGGGCCGCGGCTGCGGGCCGCTGGTGATCGCGCGGCCTGGCGCGAGCGGCGCAGTCCGAACGCTGAGCGGTCTCGACGACGACGCGGTCTTCGCGATCCCCGGCCCGCTGACGACGGCGTTCGCGCTGCTACGTCTGGCGCTGGGCCGCACGCCGACGACGGTCGAGATGCGCTTCGACCGGATCGTCGACGCCGTCGCGAGCGGTGAGGTCGACGCGGGGCTCATCATCCACGAGTCGCGCTTCACCTACCAGCAGGCGGGACTCGTCAGCCTGCTCGACCTGGGCGACTGGTGGGAGCGCGAGACGGGGAACCCGATCCCGCTCGGCGCGATCCTGGTGCGGCGCGACGTCGCCGAAGACGACGCGCGCGCGATCGACGGCGCGATCCGCCGCAGCCTACAGTTCGCACGCGAGCGCGAAGGCGAAATCATCGACTACGTGCGCGCGCATGCCTTCGAGATGAACGACGACGTGATGCGCGCGCACATCGGGCTCTACGTCAACGAGTTCAGCGACGACGTCGGAACGAAGGGGATCGCGGCGGTCGAAGACTTGTTCGCGCGCGAAGCGCGCGCCGGACTGATCCCGTCCGGCGCCCTGCCGGAGTTCGTCTGA
- a CDS encoding FAD-binding oxidoreductase, whose protein sequence is MSAFTSRLLEALGPDVVRTEPEDLAVFAFDAYSEDRLPAAAVIPRNAREVARAIAIARECGEPVVPRGAGTGLCGGAVPSRGGLVISFARMNRLLELDVRNRRARVQPGLINLELSHAIASQGVFYAPDPSSQKISTIGGNVGTNAGGAHCLRYGTTTNHVLGLEYVDTHGAVHRVSLDDPGYDLTGVLVGSEGTLGVITEVDVRLMTVPEAVRVCVAAFADVESASEAVSAIIGAGIVPTALEIMDALITRAVEAHYHAGYPENAGAVLLAELAGTHDDVAAGEALLARIAKDHGALSWRAARDQAECDALWAARKGAAGAIGRIAPNYYIQDACVPRTRLPEVMHEIDAIARDHQLPVGNVFHAGDGNLHPLLIFDRRERRQVDAVVAAGTEILRTCIAMGGTISGEHGIGYEKKESLSLVFSPDDLAAMGNVRAVFDPARAFNPDKIFPAGARCGEVGPPVHA, encoded by the coding sequence GTGAGCGCCTTCACCTCGCGTCTGCTGGAGGCACTCGGCCCGGACGTGGTCCGTACCGAGCCCGAGGACCTTGCCGTGTTCGCGTTCGACGCATACAGCGAAGACCGGCTCCCGGCGGCGGCCGTCATCCCGCGCAACGCGCGCGAGGTCGCGCGCGCGATCGCGATCGCACGGGAATGCGGCGAACCCGTCGTCCCGCGCGGCGCCGGAACGGGCTTGTGCGGCGGCGCGGTCCCCTCGCGCGGCGGTCTGGTGATCTCGTTCGCGCGGATGAACCGGCTGCTCGAGCTCGACGTGCGCAATCGGCGCGCACGCGTCCAGCCGGGCCTGATCAACCTGGAACTCTCGCACGCGATCGCGAGCCAGGGAGTGTTTTACGCCCCCGATCCGTCGAGTCAGAAGATCTCGACGATCGGCGGCAACGTCGGCACCAATGCGGGCGGCGCGCACTGCCTGAGATACGGCACGACGACCAATCACGTCCTCGGGCTCGAATACGTCGACACGCACGGCGCCGTCCACCGCGTCTCGCTGGACGATCCGGGATACGATCTCACCGGCGTCCTGGTCGGCTCCGAAGGAACCCTCGGCGTGATCACGGAGGTCGACGTGCGGCTGATGACCGTGCCGGAGGCGGTGCGGGTCTGCGTCGCCGCGTTCGCCGACGTCGAGTCGGCGTCGGAGGCGGTCTCCGCGATCATCGGCGCCGGGATCGTCCCGACGGCGCTGGAGATCATGGACGCGCTGATCACGCGCGCCGTCGAAGCGCATTACCACGCCGGCTATCCGGAGAACGCGGGCGCCGTCCTGCTCGCGGAACTCGCCGGCACGCACGATGACGTCGCCGCCGGCGAAGCGCTGCTGGCGCGCATCGCGAAAGACCACGGCGCGCTCTCGTGGCGCGCCGCGCGCGATCAGGCCGAGTGCGACGCGCTGTGGGCCGCGCGCAAAGGCGCCGCCGGCGCGATCGGCCGGATCGCGCCCAACTACTACATCCAGGACGCGTGCGTCCCGCGCACGCGCCTCCCCGAGGTGATGCACGAAATCGACGCGATCGCGCGCGATCATCAGCTTCCGGTCGGCAACGTCTTTCACGCCGGCGACGGCAATCTCCATCCGCTGCTGATCTTCGACCGCCGCGAGCGCCGTCAAGTCGACGCCGTCGTCGCCGCGGGAACCGAGATTCTGCGCACCTGCATCGCGATGGGCGGGACGATCAGCGGCGAGCACGGGATCGGCTACGAGAAGAAAGAGTCGCTTTCGCTCGTCTTCTCCCCCGACGATCTCGCCGCGATGGGAAATGTGCGCGCCGTATTCGATCCGGCGCGCGCGTTCAATCCCGACAAGATCTTTCCGGCCGGCGCACGCTGCGGCGAAGTCGGTCCGCCCGTGCACGCATGA